The Saprospiraceae bacterium sequence CATGAACTGATTCAACCTGCCGTGGAAAAATTTGGAGAATACATCAAAAATGAAGTACTGGGAGATGCAATAACACTCAATGGCAATGAATCAGGAGAATCTGTAGAGATTACCGATACCCTGAGTTTGAAAATAGCTGTATCAAAAGTATAACCCTGTCCGGATGCAGCGCGATTACTATTATCAATATTTTCATCTGGAGAGAAATAATTGGTGGTTTCTTGTACGGTTTAAAATCATCAGACAAACCATCAAAAAGTATGTTTATAAAGGCACACCATTAAAAATTTTGAATATCGGTGTTGCTACGGGTGCCGGTTCTGACATGTTATCTGTTTTTGGAAATGTTATATCTTCCGAATACGATGAAGAAACATGTCAATTTCTTAGAGATGAACTTAAAATAGATGTAACACAAGCTTCTGTGACAGCGCTTCCTTTTGCAGATAATACTTTTGATCTCGTCTGTGCTTTTGATGTCATAGAGCATGTAGAAGATGATATTCAGGCATATGCTGAGATGAAAAGAGTCTGTAAAAACGGAGGCCATATTGCTGTAACTGTTCCTGCATTCATGATGATGTGGAGCGGCCACGATGTGATCAACCATCATTTCAGAAGGTACAAAAAAGAAGGCATCCTGAAATTGTTGTCACATCACCATTTAAAAACAAAATATTCCAGCTATTTCAATACTATCCTTTTTTTACCCGTTTTGTTGATAAGGCTAGCAAAGAATGCTCTGGGTAAAAATGAAATACCTCAATCAGATTTTCAAACCAATACCCATCCTTTGATCAATACAACGCTCAAAACTATTTTTTCAGTTGAATTATTCCTGCTTAAGTTGGTAAGCCTTCCTTTTGGAGTTTCCTATTTCAACATTTCAGAAAAGGAAGATTAAATTCTATATCCTGACCAATCTTATATTATATTTTAATAGTTATATATTACAAATTTGCTACATTTGTATTTTTATACCAAAAAGAAAATTGATTGCAAAAATTTATAATCATAATTATTTAAATTACAATTCATTATGATTTAAATTTTTCGCAGAATATTTTCTGTCCACTATATATTTTAGTGACTGTTTAGTTCACTAAAATAGTAATTTTATAGTTTTTTATCCTTTTAGTAATTTTTATGGTTATGAGCAAAAAAATTCAAGAAAAAACAGCTGTTGAAAAAAACAAAAGTGATGCGTTTTCCATTAAAAAATTTACTACAAATCCATTTGTATCCACATATCTGCCAATCATAGTTTTCGCCTTAGTTACTTTTGTATTGAGATGGAGATTGCTGGATATTCCGCTAGAAAGAGATGAAGGAGGATTTGCATATATGGGATATACCTGGTTGAATGGCACTCCATTGTTTAGTGACTATGTCGACGTAAAGCCTCCCTTGATTTATATACTTTATGGTATTTTTGAAGGTTTGTTTGGTGCAACCCCCAAAGGGATTCATACAGGACTATTTATTTTCAATCTTGGATTTACTATAACTTTCTATTTATATATCAAGAAGAAATTTAGTTTTGGGACTGCGGTTATCTCATCCTTGGTGTTTATTTTTTTATCAGCTCTTCCCAATGTTTTCGGATTTGCGGCTCATGCAACACAACTCCTTTTATGGCCAGCCATAGCAGGGATATGGCTTACTGACTGCAGCTTGGAAAAATCAAAATCCCAATACTTAGTTCCTGCCGGATTTTTATTAGGGATGGCGTTTCTCGTCAAACAACAGGCTATTGGTTTTATGCTCCTTGCGGGTTTTTACCTTACTTATCTGACGCTCATCAAAGATAAAAATTGGAAAAGGTGGCTCTTTACAGGATCGATTCTTACAATCTCAGCTTTGTTTCCTTACCTAATATGCATCATTTGGTTTTATTTTTCCGGCAATTTAAATAATTTCTGGTATTGGACGTATGTCTGGCCGGCTCAATTTGCTGCAACGCAAACCGGTAATATTGAAATGTTTAAGATGATGTACAATATGGTTACTAATAATATAGAAATATTTTGGTATCTTGGTTTATCAGGACTGATCCTTTCATTTATGGATCAATGGTCTATAGAAAATAAAGTTTTTGCAGTATTGTTGGCTATTTTTGGTTTTATATCTTTATCGGTTGGCTTTCATTATTATCCTCACTATTTTGTAGTTTTATTACCAGCTATTAGTTTAGGTGTTGGGCTGGCATTTCATTTCATCTATAGGATATTTAGCCGTTTTACTCAAAATACTATATTCACATACCCTGTAATGATGTTTGCTTTTATTTTACTATTTTATAAACAATATACACCTAATAAAAATTATTTTACCAGGACTAAAAAAGCAGATATTGTAAGAC is a genomic window containing:
- a CDS encoding class I SAM-dependent methyltransferase codes for the protein MQRDYYYQYFHLERNNWWFLVRFKIIRQTIKKYVYKGTPLKILNIGVATGAGSDMLSVFGNVISSEYDEETCQFLRDELKIDVTQASVTALPFADNTFDLVCAFDVIEHVEDDIQAYAEMKRVCKNGGHIAVTVPAFMMMWSGHDVINHHFRRYKKEGILKLLSHHHLKTKYSSYFNTILFLPVLLIRLAKNALGKNEIPQSDFQTNTHPLINTTLKTIFSVELFLLKLVSLPFGVSYFNISEKED
- a CDS encoding glycosyltransferase family 39 protein, translated to MSKKIQEKTAVEKNKSDAFSIKKFTTNPFVSTYLPIIVFALVTFVLRWRLLDIPLERDEGGFAYMGYTWLNGTPLFSDYVDVKPPLIYILYGIFEGLFGATPKGIHTGLFIFNLGFTITFYLYIKKKFSFGTAVISSLVFIFLSALPNVFGFAAHATQLLLWPAIAGIWLTDCSLEKSKSQYLVPAGFLLGMAFLVKQQAIGFMLLAGFYLTYLTLIKDKNWKRWLFTGSILTISALFPYLICIIWFYFSGNLNNFWYWTYVWPAQFAATQTGNIEMFKMMYNMVTNNIEIFWYLGLSGLILSFMDQWSIENKVFAVLLAIFGFISLSVGFHYYPHYFVVLLPAISLGVGLAFHFIYRIFSRFTQNTIFTYPVMMFAFILLFYKQYTPNKNYFTRTKKADIVRQVYGTNPFQEAYILGNKIKSMSKSGDSLLVLGSEPELLFYAKLPTISQHMHYYQLVDGGPQNDSLQTELITKVEKSKPKFLVFARSGFSWLVKDPNNQLFQWVNKLFQSYDLKGVINIYKNKPSEYYWDAEATQDKVGSEDVLFFFELKQ